From the genome of Paraburkholderia flava, one region includes:
- a CDS encoding H-NS family nucleoid-associated regulatory protein, with protein MATLEQIQTRMKKLQAQAEKIIATRAQAALDQIRALMIKHGLTSEDIEARAKARREGARGVGRPAKGTKAPKVAKGKLPPKYLNPKTGETWSGHARPPAWIKDVKDRSKFLIAGAADGAASTAKAATKKVAGKKAAAKKAVGAKKTAKKTAGAKAPAKKAGAKKTAAKKAPAKKAAAKKAAVAAAPAAAAAQA; from the coding sequence ATGGCCACGCTCGAACAGATTCAGACACGTATGAAAAAGCTCCAGGCGCAAGCGGAAAAGATCATCGCCACCCGTGCGCAAGCTGCACTCGATCAGATCCGCGCGCTGATGATCAAACATGGTTTGACCAGCGAAGATATCGAAGCGCGTGCAAAGGCACGCCGGGAAGGTGCACGAGGCGTGGGCAGGCCGGCTAAGGGAACGAAAGCGCCTAAGGTGGCCAAGGGCAAGCTGCCGCCGAAGTATCTGAATCCGAAGACCGGCGAAACGTGGAGCGGCCATGCGCGTCCGCCGGCATGGATCAAGGACGTCAAGGATCGCTCGAAATTCCTGATTGCCGGTGCTGCCGACGGTGCCGCAAGCACGGCTAAAGCAGCGACGAAGAAAGTAGCCGGCAAGAAGGCTGCGGCAAAAAAGGCGGTCGGCGCAAAGAAAACCGCGAAGAAAACCGCTGGTGCCAAGGCGCCCGCGAAGAAAGCCGGGGCCAAAAAGACCGCAGCTAAAAAAGCACCCGCAAAGAAAGCTGCCGCAAAGAAAGCGGCTGTTGCAGCCGCACCGGCCGCCGCAGCAGCGCAAGCGTGA
- a CDS encoding serine hydrolase domain-containing protein — MATAGFSPARLVRVTDTMKAYVERGDVAGVVTLAWRRGEIAQFDALGLRDEIDALPMERDTLFRIASMTKPITSVAALLLMEEDRLSLDAPVERWLPELADRRVLRDPAGPLDATDAARTPLTVLDLLTHRAGFAYGFTSMGPLSDAYMSVFNGIDGHANADRWLARVATLPLMFQPGTRWHYGIATDVLGVLIQRASGMSLGEFFRSRIFEPLGMRDTTFCIESSQIGRLSTSWRVDADSRRRVVEERAEGSRWTNPARFQSGGGGLVSTAHDYLQFARLLLGRGRVDGTRLLSHRSVDLMRSNFLTRDQRRMPAIGHVSWAGQGFGLGLSVIDDPAQQLLLGYRSVGSFSWPGAFGTSWFADPVEEMIGIMLIQLRTVEPFPMVLDYERRLYEALDD; from the coding sequence ATGGCGACAGCAGGGTTTTCACCGGCGCGGCTCGTGCGGGTGACCGACACGATGAAGGCCTATGTCGAGCGCGGCGACGTCGCGGGCGTGGTGACGCTCGCGTGGCGGCGCGGCGAGATCGCGCAGTTCGACGCGCTGGGTTTGCGCGACGAGATCGACGCGTTGCCGATGGAGCGCGACACATTGTTCCGGATCGCCTCGATGACGAAACCCATCACGAGCGTGGCCGCGTTGTTACTCATGGAAGAAGACCGGTTGTCGCTCGACGCGCCGGTCGAGCGCTGGTTGCCCGAACTCGCGGACCGGCGCGTGCTGCGCGATCCGGCCGGGCCGCTCGACGCGACCGACGCCGCGCGCACGCCGCTAACCGTTCTCGATCTGCTCACGCATCGCGCGGGCTTCGCGTATGGCTTCACGTCGATGGGACCGCTCTCCGACGCGTACATGTCAGTGTTCAACGGCATCGACGGACATGCGAATGCGGATCGCTGGCTCGCGCGTGTCGCGACGTTGCCGCTGATGTTCCAGCCAGGCACGCGCTGGCACTACGGCATCGCAACCGACGTGCTCGGCGTGCTGATCCAGCGCGCGAGCGGCATGTCGCTCGGCGAGTTTTTTCGCAGCCGGATCTTCGAGCCGCTCGGCATGCGCGACACGACGTTCTGCATCGAGTCGTCGCAGATCGGACGGCTGTCGACCTCGTGGCGTGTCGACGCAGACAGCCGGCGACGCGTCGTCGAGGAGCGGGCGGAGGGCAGCCGCTGGACGAATCCGGCGCGCTTCCAGAGCGGCGGCGGCGGGCTCGTATCGACTGCGCACGACTATCTGCAGTTCGCGCGGCTACTGCTCGGGCGAGGACGCGTCGATGGTACGCGGCTGCTGTCGCATCGCTCGGTCGATCTGATGCGCAGCAACTTCCTCACGCGCGATCAGCGGCGCATGCCGGCGATCGGACACGTGAGCTGGGCGGGCCAGGGATTCGGGCTTGGACTGTCGGTGATCGACGATCCGGCACAGCAACTGCTGCTCGGTTACCGTTCGGTCGGTTCGTTCAGCTGGCCGGGTGCATTCGGCACGAGCTGGTTCGCCGATCCGGTCGAAGAGATGATCGGCATCATGCTGATCCAGTTGCGCACGGTCGAGCCATTTCCGATGGTGCTCGACTACGAAAGACGGCTCTACGAAGCATTAGACGATTAA
- a CDS encoding H-NS family nucleoid-associated regulatory protein: MATYKQLTAQLEKLHRDVAVAREKEVAQAIADIKQQIAEYGITAEELGFSTKRPTTARKPPLPPRYRNPKSGETWSGRGRTPGWLIGKNRERFLIED; the protein is encoded by the coding sequence ATGGCCACCTATAAGCAACTGACAGCACAGCTCGAGAAGCTTCACAGGGACGTGGCCGTCGCGCGCGAGAAAGAGGTGGCGCAGGCGATTGCCGACATCAAGCAGCAGATTGCCGAGTACGGCATCACTGCCGAGGAGCTTGGCTTCTCGACGAAGCGTCCGACTACTGCGCGCAAGCCGCCGCTGCCGCCGCGCTACCGCAATCCGAAGAGCGGCGAAACCTGGAGCGGCCGTGGCCGCACGCCGGGCTGGCTGATCGGCAAGAACCGCGAGCGCTTTTTGATCGAAGACTGA
- a CDS encoding GntR family transcriptional regulator has protein sequence MKKSAGAKVFSESLCERLCERILRGELTPGTQLRQDRIAEEFGTSHIPVREAFIQLEARGFVTILPNRGAFVSAMTRDEAEELQAMRVALELLALDTAIDAFSPADAVTARSVLEQDARASDVDQWSKDNWAFHRAIYSAGGKRHLMDALESLWQKADRYLRLVWQLAAYQDTSFAEHTQILAAVEAKDRRLAKRLTKEHITEAGIVMLEALHAHRSA, from the coding sequence ATGAAGAAGTCCGCCGGTGCAAAGGTTTTTTCCGAGTCGTTATGCGAGCGTCTGTGCGAGCGCATCCTGCGCGGCGAACTGACGCCGGGCACGCAGTTACGGCAGGACCGTATCGCGGAGGAATTCGGCACGAGCCATATCCCCGTGCGCGAGGCGTTCATTCAGCTCGAAGCGCGCGGCTTCGTCACGATCTTGCCGAATCGCGGCGCATTCGTGTCCGCGATGACGCGCGACGAAGCAGAGGAATTGCAGGCGATGCGCGTCGCGCTCGAACTGCTCGCGCTCGATACGGCGATCGATGCATTCAGTCCCGCCGATGCCGTGACCGCCCGCAGCGTGCTCGAACAGGATGCACGTGCAAGCGACGTCGATCAGTGGTCGAAGGACAACTGGGCGTTCCATCGCGCGATCTATTCGGCAGGTGGCAAGCGACATCTGATGGATGCGCTCGAATCGCTATGGCAGAAAGCGGACCGCTATCTGCGACTGGTCTGGCAACTGGCCGCGTATCAGGACACGTCGTTTGCCGAGCACACGCAGATTCTCGCGGCCGTCGAAGCGAAAGACCGGCGACTCGCCAAACGCCTGACCAAAGAACACATCACCGAGGCCGGCATTGTGATGCTCGAAGCGTTGCACGCGCATCGGTCAGCATGA
- a CDS encoding pyridoxal phosphate-dependent aminotransferase, translating into MTVSRLRNIPGIGVDKMGDAADASSDRDILRLENLDTDLRPPVDAIRRTHEAIDDDDANSYLPFTGQLALREAAVARVGLSAGTSYDAASECVISAGGLAGILNVLLSILEPGDEVVLTDPTYAGLINRVRLAGGEPRFARLVPSADGWRLDLDSLAAAIGPRTRALLVMSPSMPSGFVATRAEWEAIAEHCRRADAWLVYDAAMERIVFDGREIVHPASLPEMRARTITVGSVSKEYRMIGWRVGWIVGPEAIMGDVRLTSLSNVVCQVGIGMPGAAAALTSKHDGVAEAVAQWQARRDLLLRELRDLPVVRPDGGWSLLIDTVQLGLASTDASRLLFEKGDVAATPMTGWGPQAERYLRFVFANEPLERLADIRERVRRAWNV; encoded by the coding sequence ATGACGGTATCACGTTTGCGAAATATTCCCGGCATCGGCGTCGACAAGATGGGCGACGCGGCCGACGCATCGAGCGATCGCGACATTCTACGGCTCGAGAATCTGGATACCGATCTGCGGCCGCCGGTCGACGCGATCCGCCGCACACACGAAGCGATCGACGACGACGATGCGAACAGCTACCTGCCGTTCACGGGTCAGCTTGCGTTGCGCGAGGCGGCGGTTGCGCGGGTCGGGTTGAGTGCGGGCACCTCATACGATGCCGCAAGCGAATGCGTGATTTCGGCCGGTGGTCTTGCCGGCATTCTCAACGTGCTGCTGTCGATCCTCGAACCCGGCGACGAAGTTGTGCTGACCGATCCGACTTACGCGGGGCTGATCAATCGCGTGAGGCTCGCGGGCGGCGAGCCGAGGTTCGCGCGGCTCGTTCCATCGGCGGACGGCTGGCGGCTTGACCTCGACAGCCTCGCAGCGGCGATCGGGCCACGCACGCGTGCGCTACTCGTGATGTCGCCATCGATGCCGAGCGGTTTCGTCGCGACGCGGGCCGAATGGGAGGCGATCGCTGAGCACTGCCGACGTGCCGATGCGTGGCTCGTCTACGACGCCGCGATGGAGCGCATCGTGTTCGACGGTCGCGAGATCGTGCATCCCGCGTCGTTGCCCGAGATGCGCGCGCGGACCATCACGGTCGGCTCGGTATCGAAGGAATACCGGATGATCGGCTGGCGGGTCGGCTGGATCGTCGGACCGGAAGCGATCATGGGAGACGTGCGATTGACCAGTCTGTCTAACGTGGTGTGCCAGGTCGGTATCGGCATGCCGGGTGCGGCGGCCGCGTTGACCTCGAAGCACGATGGCGTCGCGGAAGCGGTCGCGCAATGGCAGGCACGTCGCGATCTGCTGTTGCGCGAGCTACGCGATTTGCCGGTCGTGCGTCCCGACGGCGGATGGTCGTTATTGATCGACACCGTGCAACTGGGTCTTGCTTCGACCGACGCATCGCGTCTGCTGTTCGAAAAGGGCGACGTCGCGGCAACGCCGATGACCGGTTGGGGCCCGCAGGCCGAGCGCTATTTGCGCTTCGTGTTCGCGAATGAGCCGCTCGAACGGCTCGCCGATATCCGCGAACGCGTGCGTCGTGCATGGAACGTTTAG
- a CDS encoding helix-turn-helix transcriptional regulator produces the protein MNPHEEQYERLIHRIYDTVGNPAGWQTIYADIAEAIGAKTIHVLAFDKGHDTLSFSDGFNLPIAGELGYIQRHYRNDPRLALMWAQPVQQWLHCHTHFDDAFVRGNRFFQRFLLPLGRRYVSVCKLIDDERVAVMFACLRGAEQGPLATDAVALLERLTPHLARAVAQQATRYVFSTDDLVGHTFVSRWGQPVILTTTGGEVLRVNGAAERLLQSTSLVRVAGRALILPAPFLAGFLDDCARTEARLRIPDAWARTSAARYRALRIADEMDESSESGKTALYAFYNLIVPGDVSEAFGLRPIAMLIFFHPASAPVVDDELLAAAFDLTPAECRVAHWLAEGQSLKEIAERVGVQHDTVRKQLQSIYQKTSTNRQPDLIRLLLHLPGALT, from the coding sequence GTGAATCCCCACGAAGAGCAATATGAGCGTCTTATCCATCGTATTTATGACACGGTCGGCAATCCCGCCGGATGGCAGACGATCTATGCCGACATTGCCGAGGCCATTGGCGCAAAAACCATTCACGTCCTCGCGTTCGACAAGGGCCACGACACGCTGTCATTCAGCGACGGTTTCAATCTGCCGATAGCGGGCGAGCTCGGCTATATCCAGCGGCATTATCGGAACGACCCACGGCTCGCGCTGATGTGGGCGCAGCCCGTGCAGCAGTGGCTGCACTGCCACACGCATTTCGACGATGCGTTCGTGCGCGGCAACCGCTTCTTCCAGCGGTTCCTGCTACCGCTCGGGCGGCGCTATGTGTCGGTGTGCAAGCTGATCGACGACGAGCGCGTCGCGGTGATGTTCGCGTGTCTGCGCGGCGCCGAGCAGGGACCGCTCGCAACGGATGCGGTCGCGTTGCTCGAGCGCCTGACGCCGCATCTCGCACGCGCGGTCGCGCAGCAGGCTACGCGCTACGTGTTCTCGACCGACGATCTGGTCGGCCACACGTTCGTGAGTCGCTGGGGGCAGCCGGTGATCCTCACGACGACAGGCGGCGAAGTGCTGCGCGTGAACGGCGCGGCTGAGCGGTTGCTGCAATCTACGTCGCTCGTACGTGTTGCGGGCCGCGCGCTGATCCTGCCCGCACCGTTTCTCGCCGGCTTTCTCGACGACTGCGCGCGGACCGAAGCCCGTTTGCGCATCCCCGACGCATGGGCGCGAACCTCGGCCGCGCGCTACCGGGCGTTACGCATTGCAGACGAAATGGACGAAAGCAGCGAAAGCGGCAAAACCGCGCTTTACGCGTTCTACAACCTGATCGTGCCGGGAGACGTATCGGAGGCATTCGGTCTGCGGCCGATCGCGATGCTGATCTTCTTCCACCCGGCCTCGGCGCCGGTGGTCGACGACGAACTGCTCGCCGCCGCATTCGATCTGACGCCGGCCGAATGCCGCGTCGCGCACTGGCTCGCGGAGGGTCAGTCGCTCAAGGAAATCGCGGAGCGCGTCGGCGTCCAGCACGACACCGTGCGCAAGCAGTTGCAATCGATCTATCAGAAGACGTCGACGAATCGTCAGCCGGATTTGATCCGGCTGCTGCTGCATCTGCCTGGGGCGCTGACTTGA
- a CDS encoding DNA-3-methyladenine glycosylase 2 family protein: MELDRNTCYTAVLARDRRFDGWFFVAVTSTGIYCRTVCPVRPPKLENCRFYPNAAAAERAGFRPCLRCRPELAPGHGLLDVSRRLAQAAAALIGAGFLNDGNLTALAGRVGVSTRHLRRIFEAEFGVSPIEYAQTQRLLLAKRLLAETALPAAQVALTSGFGSVRRFNDLFSRRYGFSPARVRKRAVTAVSDADMLSLELPYRPPFAWDALLYILTGQAISGVERVTHDSYLRALEVPHDGAFLTGWLRATHLPQRQALRIAVSSSLTPAVPSLLAQVRRFFDLDCRPDLIDAQLGALATSTPGLRVPGAFDGFEIALRAIALREWSPVEAHGWLQRIADTFGSPVAHAPEGLRRAFPRADALVDVSADALCATGLPARAAACVLTLAAEVAQQRVFLEPFTPLDETLAHLRDVVGLDEWSVQYIAMHALGWPNAYPVNESVDDSERWAPWRAYAVQHIAYAAAQQASAA; encoded by the coding sequence ATGGAACTCGATCGCAATACCTGCTACACGGCCGTGCTGGCCCGCGACCGGCGCTTCGACGGCTGGTTTTTTGTTGCCGTGACGTCGACCGGCATTTACTGCCGCACGGTCTGCCCGGTGCGCCCGCCGAAGCTCGAAAACTGCCGTTTCTATCCGAACGCGGCTGCTGCGGAACGGGCCGGCTTCCGGCCGTGCCTGCGCTGCCGTCCCGAGCTTGCGCCGGGGCATGGTTTGCTCGACGTGTCGCGGCGGCTCGCGCAGGCGGCGGCCGCGCTGATCGGCGCGGGCTTTCTGAACGACGGCAACCTGACCGCGCTGGCGGGACGGGTTGGCGTCAGCACACGTCATCTGCGGCGGATCTTCGAAGCGGAGTTCGGTGTGTCGCCGATCGAGTACGCGCAGACGCAGCGTCTGCTGCTCGCGAAACGCCTGCTTGCCGAAACCGCGTTGCCGGCTGCGCAGGTCGCGCTGACGTCCGGCTTCGGCAGCGTGCGACGCTTCAACGATCTGTTCAGCCGTCGCTACGGATTCAGTCCGGCGCGCGTGCGCAAACGCGCGGTGACTGCGGTGTCCGACGCCGATATGTTGTCGCTCGAGTTGCCGTACCGGCCACCGTTCGCGTGGGATGCGCTCCTGTATATCCTCACCGGTCAGGCGATAAGTGGCGTGGAGCGCGTGACGCACGACAGCTATCTGCGCGCCCTTGAAGTGCCGCACGACGGTGCGTTTTTGACCGGCTGGCTGCGCGCGACGCATCTGCCACAGCGTCAGGCGCTGCGGATTGCGGTGTCGTCTTCGCTAACGCCGGCAGTGCCGTCGCTGCTCGCGCAGGTGCGACGCTTTTTCGATCTCGACTGCCGGCCCGATCTGATCGATGCGCAACTCGGTGCGCTCGCCACGTCGACGCCGGGCCTGCGCGTACCGGGTGCGTTCGACGGTTTCGAAATCGCATTGCGTGCGATCGCGTTGCGCGAGTGGTCGCCGGTCGAGGCGCACGGCTGGCTGCAGCGCATCGCGGACACGTTCGGCTCGCCGGTCGCACATGCACCCGAAGGGTTGCGTCGCGCGTTTCCGCGTGCGGATGCGCTCGTCGATGTGTCTGCGGATGCGTTGTGCGCGACCGGTTTGCCTGCCCGTGCCGCCGCATGCGTGCTGACGCTTGCCGCCGAAGTCGCACAGCAGCGCGTGTTTCTCGAACCGTTCACGCCGCTCGATGAAACGCTTGCGCATCTGCGCGATGTCGTGGGTCTCGACGAGTGGTCGGTGCAATACATCGCGATGCATGCGCTCGGCTGGCCGAATGCATACCCGGTGAATGAGAGCGTGGACGATAGCGAACGCTGGGCACCGTGGCGTGCCTACGCGGTCCAGCACATCGCCTACGCAGCCGCACAACAGGCGAGTGCCGCATGA
- a CDS encoding DedA family protein/thiosulfate sulfurtransferase GlpE, whose translation MLHDLVEQYGPVLVFGNVLAASLGLPVPAMPTLVLFGAMAALHPASVGTQLLPVLVLAVFATLIGDSVWFLAGRLYGGNTLKTLCKLSLSRDTCVKKTERFFGRWGVRVLAVAKFVPGLSIVSIPMAGAMGTTYRAFLSYDAIGAALWAGVGLVLGVMFAPQIDMLFAGASRLGKLTAGVVVVLLLLYAAYRWYRRRQLIKKLASARIGVDELYKIMLAKAPPVVLFDIRSREKRTLDPFVIPGSIFADERELDQIVAKYPHDHKIVIYCSCPNEISAAWMAKKMTDAGFADVVPLLGGLDAWRDAGCEVEALIEESDHPADVHITPNPA comes from the coding sequence ATGCTACATGACCTCGTCGAACAGTACGGGCCTGTACTGGTTTTTGGTAATGTTCTCGCCGCTTCGCTCGGGCTGCCCGTGCCCGCGATGCCGACACTCGTCCTGTTCGGCGCCATGGCGGCCCTTCATCCCGCTTCAGTCGGTACGCAGTTGCTGCCGGTGCTGGTTCTCGCCGTCTTCGCGACGTTGATCGGCGACAGCGTGTGGTTCCTCGCCGGCCGGCTGTACGGCGGCAACACGCTGAAAACGCTGTGCAAGCTGTCGCTGTCGCGCGATACCTGCGTGAAAAAGACCGAACGCTTTTTCGGCCGCTGGGGCGTGCGCGTGCTCGCGGTGGCGAAGTTCGTCCCGGGCCTGTCGATCGTCTCGATCCCGATGGCCGGCGCGATGGGCACGACCTACCGTGCGTTTCTGAGCTACGACGCGATCGGCGCGGCACTGTGGGCCGGCGTCGGGCTGGTGCTCGGCGTGATGTTCGCGCCGCAGATCGACATGCTGTTCGCCGGCGCGAGCCGCCTCGGCAAACTGACGGCCGGCGTCGTGGTCGTGCTGTTGCTGCTTTATGCCGCGTACCGCTGGTACCGGCGTCGGCAGCTGATCAAGAAGCTCGCCTCCGCGCGGATCGGCGTCGACGAGCTGTACAAGATCATGCTCGCCAAGGCGCCGCCGGTCGTGCTGTTCGACATCCGCTCGCGCGAGAAGCGCACGCTCGACCCGTTCGTGATTCCAGGCTCGATCTTCGCGGACGAACGCGAACTCGACCAGATCGTCGCGAAGTACCCGCACGATCACAAGATCGTGATCTATTGTTCGTGCCCGAACGAAATTTCGGCGGCATGGATGGCGAAAAAGATGACCGACGCCGGTTTCGCCGACGTCGTGCCGCTGCTCGGCGGCCTCGACGCATGGCGCGATGCGGGCTGCGAAGTCGAGGCGCTGATCGAAGAGTCCGACCATCCAGCCGACGTGCACATCACGCCGAACCCCGC
- a CDS encoding methylated-DNA--[protein]-cysteine S-methyltransferase gives MSTTCMFVPSPLGDILLRAEDDALTGLFFVGQKYFPAMDAASVAPRCTSPDEFPRALPRVLRDAQMQLVEYFAGERHAFTLPLRPRGTSFQRSVWDQLVRIPYGEIESYGRIARRLGLAAGSARAVGAANGRNPVSIVVPCHRVISSAGDLTGYAGGLHRKQALLSLERPESVQQQQIALL, from the coding sequence ATGAGTACGACCTGCATGTTCGTGCCGAGCCCGCTCGGCGACATCCTGCTGCGCGCGGAAGACGATGCGCTGACCGGTCTCTTCTTCGTCGGACAGAAGTATTTTCCTGCGATGGATGCCGCTTCGGTTGCACCGCGCTGCACGTCGCCGGACGAATTTCCGCGAGCGTTGCCACGCGTGCTGCGCGACGCGCAGATGCAGCTCGTCGAATACTTCGCGGGCGAACGGCACGCGTTCACGCTGCCGTTGCGGCCGCGCGGCACCTCGTTTCAACGCAGCGTCTGGGATCAGCTCGTGAGGATTCCGTACGGCGAGATCGAGAGCTATGGACGCATCGCGCGACGTCTCGGTCTCGCGGCCGGTAGCGCGCGTGCGGTGGGCGCCGCGAACGGGCGCAATCCTGTGTCGATCGTCGTGCCGTGTCATCGCGTGATATCGAGTGCGGGTGATCTCACCGGCTACGCGGGTGGCCTGCACAGGAAGCAGGCGCTGCTGTCGCTCGAACGTCCCGAGAGTGTGCAGCAACAGCAGATCGCGTTGCTCTGA
- a CDS encoding GntP family permease, with protein sequence MSFVIVLAALLFLMFAAYRGYSVILVAPIAALGAVLLTDPSAVAPVFSGIFMDKMVGFVKLYFPVFLLGAVFGKVIELSGFSESIVAAAIRYIGRSRANAVIVAVCALLTYGGVSLFVVVFAVYPFAAELYRQSNIPKRLMPGAIALGAFSFTMDSLPGTPQIQNIIPTTFFKTTAWAAPVLGVAGSIFIIVVGLTFLEWRRRAAMKKGEGYGTSLVNEPERVEASHLPHPLLALAPLVLVGVANFMLTRMIPDWYGASYTVTPDVLPGIHAPVTTSIKSVVAIWSVEGALLLGIVLVVITAFGRVRERFATGTKAAVAGALLASLNTASEYGFGGVIAALPGFLVVSDALKSIPNPLVNAAVSVSSLAGITGSASGGMSIALAAMSDTFIKGAQAAHIPLDVLHRVVAMASGGMDTLPHNGAVITLLAVTGLTHRESYRDIFAVTVIKTLAVFFVIALYYATGLV encoded by the coding sequence ATGTCCTTCGTGATCGTCCTTGCCGCTTTGCTGTTCCTGATGTTCGCTGCGTATCGCGGCTATAGCGTGATTCTCGTCGCGCCGATCGCGGCGCTCGGCGCCGTATTGCTAACCGATCCGTCAGCAGTCGCACCGGTGTTCTCCGGCATCTTCATGGACAAGATGGTCGGTTTCGTGAAGCTCTATTTCCCGGTGTTCCTGCTCGGTGCGGTATTCGGCAAGGTCATCGAGCTGTCGGGCTTTTCCGAGTCGATCGTCGCGGCCGCGATCCGCTATATCGGACGTTCGCGCGCTAACGCAGTGATCGTCGCCGTCTGCGCGCTGCTGACTTACGGCGGCGTGTCGCTGTTCGTCGTCGTGTTCGCGGTCTATCCGTTCGCGGCCGAACTCTACCGGCAAAGCAACATTCCGAAGCGTCTGATGCCCGGTGCAATCGCGCTCGGCGCGTTCTCGTTCACGATGGATTCGCTGCCGGGCACCCCGCAGATCCAGAACATCATCCCCACGACGTTCTTCAAGACCACCGCCTGGGCTGCCCCGGTGCTCGGCGTGGCGGGGTCGATCTTCATCATCGTCGTCGGTCTGACGTTTCTCGAATGGCGTCGCCGCGCCGCGATGAAGAAAGGCGAAGGCTACGGTACATCGCTCGTCAACGAGCCGGAACGCGTCGAAGCATCGCATCTGCCGCATCCGCTGCTGGCTCTCGCGCCGCTCGTGCTGGTCGGCGTCGCGAACTTCATGCTCACGCGCATGATCCCCGACTGGTACGGCGCGTCATACACCGTGACGCCCGACGTGCTGCCCGGCATCCATGCGCCGGTCACGACGTCGATCAAAAGCGTCGTCGCGATCTGGTCGGTGGAAGGTGCGCTGCTGCTGGGAATCGTGCTGGTCGTGATCACCGCGTTTGGACGTGTGCGCGAACGCTTTGCGACGGGCACCAAGGCCGCGGTCGCCGGCGCGCTGCTGGCGTCGCTGAACACGGCTTCCGAATATGGTTTCGGCGGCGTGATCGCCGCGCTGCCCGGCTTTCTGGTGGTCAGCGATGCGCTGAAGAGCATTCCGAATCCGCTCGTCAACGCGGCCGTGTCGGTGAGTTCGCTGGCGGGGATTACCGGTTCGGCATCCGGCGGCATGAGCATTGCGCTCGCGGCGATGTCCGACACGTTCATCAAGGGCGCGCAAGCCGCGCATATTCCGCTGGACGTCCTGCATCGCGTCGTCGCGATGGCAAGCGGCGGGATGGACACGTTGCCGCACAACGGTGCCGTCATCACGTTGCTGGCGGTGACCGGCCTGACGCATCGCGAATCGTATCGCGACATCTTCGCGGTTACGGTGATCAAGACGCTGGCGGTGTTCTTCGTCATCGCGCTGTACTACGCGACCGGGCTTGTTTAA
- a CDS encoding DinB family protein, which translates to MTTSIKSASSAAASLTAHYSAMARNNAWSNARLFGACLALDDAAFAAPRTSFFPSLRQTLNHVLLVDRYYLDAMVDGGMGLAIFDDEEPWPHAADLWAAQSDTDRAVIAFCDALDETALGREVRIDRGPRIGIHRETVGTVLPHLFIHQIHHRGQAHAMLSGTAIAPPQLDEYFLIADTPVRDRELAALKIEPPPPR; encoded by the coding sequence ATGACCACGTCCATCAAGTCTGCCTCATCGGCCGCCGCTTCGCTCACCGCCCATTACTCGGCGATGGCGCGCAACAACGCGTGGTCGAACGCACGCCTGTTCGGCGCGTGCCTCGCGCTCGACGACGCAGCCTTCGCCGCCCCGCGCACGAGTTTCTTCCCGTCGCTACGGCAAACGCTGAATCACGTGCTGCTGGTGGATCGCTACTATCTTGATGCGATGGTCGACGGCGGCATGGGGCTCGCGATCTTCGACGACGAGGAGCCATGGCCGCATGCCGCCGACCTATGGGCCGCGCAGTCGGACACCGACCGTGCGGTCATCGCATTTTGCGATGCGCTGGACGAAACCGCGCTGGGGCGCGAAGTCCGCATCGACCGGGGGCCGCGTATCGGCATTCATCGCGAGACGGTCGGCACCGTTCTGCCGCATCTATTCATTCATCAGATTCATCATCGCGGCCAGGCACACGCGATGTTGTCCGGCACTGCGATCGCGCCGCCGCAACTCGACGAATACTTCCTGATTGCCGATACACCGGTGCGCGACCGCGAACTGGCCGCGCTGAAGATCGAACCGCCCCCACCCCGTTGA